One region of Ardenticatenales bacterium genomic DNA includes:
- a CDS encoding amino acid adenylation domain-containing protein, which produces MLFHTLREPETGVYMEQLVLTLHAPLPLDESAFREAWQQTLARHAVLRTAFVWEKRDKPLQVVLRQAQLPFTNEDCRHLSPPEQTAHLQHFLQTDRRRGFDLSKAPLARLALFQTADDVYEVVATFHHIIKDGWSGPILLRDVLTFYEAGRKQQPAPPLPPPRPYRDYIAWLQQQDTARAAAFWRETLRGFTAATPFSVDTIDQSKARHDSRHRYEQGRLSLPAELTTRLNVLARAHQLTLSTLVQGAWAILLSAYSGEEDVVFGVTMAGRPAEIAGIAATVGLFINTLPLRARLSGEHKLLPWLRQIQQSLLAVRHHEHSSLAEVQRWSDIPPGQPLFESIVVFENYPLDAPATPGNNSLSVRAVHSVEQTNYPLTLAALPGTSLTLLLDYDRSRFEADVIDRLLGHLHAILRQFADDPEQPLAQISLLTPAERHQLLHTWNKTERDFPLGQPLHELFRRQAQQSPEQIALVFGAPFGAASDAASWTYAELERQANQLAHFLRQRGARPEDRIGIYMTRSPHMIVALWATLKAGACFVPLDPTYPTERLGFMMADAGISLLLTQHTLLTQQPIPVPPHCLTIPIEQETAAIAAQSDTPPAVPIRGDNLAYLIYTSGSTGQPKGVLMPHDGLGSMARSQIEAFAVGPGSRVLQFASFSFDVSITEILMAHLSGGTLVLAPAEALLPGPDLPKLLQQQRITTITLTPSVLQTLPDASLPDLETIILVGEPCAAELARRWNRGRRLINAYGPTETVCATIAPTLDPDRPRAVGRPMGNTRVYVCDAHQRPLPIGVPGELLIESASLARGYHNRPDQTARQFIPNPFVAERPPLDPVRRRLYRSGDAGRWLPDGTLEFLGRLDNQVKINGVRVELGEIENSLNTHPGVRESALLWRDGPSGKKQLVAYFVPAASPGPAAGELRHFLQQTLPPPMIPSAFVVMPAFPLTPNGKIDRHALPAPPPTPTQTPHSYTPPRTADEETMARIWAECLQQERVGIHDNFWELGGHSLLAARIVARTQKAFQIDLPLQALFDAQNVAALTERVRDLRQTPPAAEPAALPHARRDAPLPLSFAQERLWFLHRLMPANPFYNVTTAVTLHGPLHVSALENSLHDLIRRHESLRTIFPVHDGQPWQRIMPAFPLPITHADLRHLPPDEQNTQEQNLAHRQNQEPFDLAQGPLLRALLVQRAAETHHLYLTIHHIVSDGWSLGVIVREIGAHYQANLNGRPANLPELPWHYADYAAWQREWLTGGVLAEQLAYWRDKLAHLPTLSLPADYPRPAVPTFAGRSLSFTLPPALVRALRALSRQEELSLFTLLLAAFQTLLYRYSGQTDVVVGSPIANRRRVEVEDLIGFFVNTLVLRTDLSGAPTFRALLQRARIVTEEAFAHQDVPFEKLVEALQPERDLSRSPLFQVAFVYQNAPMPALSLPALHLEPLEQEAETVRGDLELQLWEPANENAGIMRGALTYSSERFHPDTAARLITHFQTLLHHLVANPDAPITHLPLLTANEQAQRHQWNDTRAPLPDVHGWHECFAAQAARTPHLPALLGDGLSLTYVELDARANQLAHHLQKRGVGAGTLVGLHLARSPEMIIALLGVLKAGGAYLPLDPAYPAARLRFMLADSGTALLLTQMDADRGGNAGTIPTDTIPTIDLRRDWPQIAGESTANPPAPTTPNQPAYVIYTSGTTGQPKGVLVPHRGLINVSQAQAAMFSLQPEERVLQFASLNFDASIFEIVMALSAGAALCLGTPEQLLPGPPLLAFLRRWRVNLAVLPPSALAVMPADDLPHLHIITVAGEACPAAVAQTWARGRAFFNLYGPTEATIWTTVERVDAATADAPPPIGRPIANTRVYVLDEQMQPVPVGVPGELYIGGVGVARGYLHRPALTAASFVPDPFDVQPGARLYRSGDRVRFLPDGRLAFLGRVDQQIKLRGFRIEPGEIEAALRAYGNLREALVMVREDAPGDKRLVAYLVWDESPPSATAELRDFLRERLPAYMIPAAFVNMPAFPRNPNGKIDRRALPAPDARPAGVPVSPRTHMEEIIAGIWRQLLNLKQIGIHDNFFDLGGHSLLLAQVHQQISDTLNRPDLPLTDLFKYPTIATLARHLSGDTAPEKTLPAAQTRAVARRDFLRDRGRR; this is translated from the coding sequence ATGCTTTTTCACACCCTGCGCGAACCAGAAACAGGCGTGTACATGGAGCAGCTTGTACTCACGCTGCACGCGCCATTGCCGCTGGACGAGTCCGCTTTCCGCGAGGCCTGGCAGCAGACGCTGGCGCGACACGCAGTCTTACGCACCGCTTTCGTGTGGGAAAAACGGGATAAACCTTTACAAGTCGTGCTGCGACAGGCGCAATTGCCGTTTACGAACGAAGATTGCCGGCATCTTTCCCCCCCGGAACAAACAGCCCACCTGCAACACTTCCTGCAAACGGACCGTCGGCGCGGCTTCGACTTGAGCAAAGCGCCGTTGGCGCGGCTGGCCCTCTTCCAAACGGCGGATGATGTCTACGAAGTCGTCGCCACCTTCCACCACATCATCAAAGATGGCTGGTCCGGCCCCATCCTCCTGCGCGACGTTCTCACCTTCTACGAAGCAGGACGAAAACAGCAACCGGCGCCACCGCTGCCCCCACCCCGCCCCTATCGCGATTACATTGCCTGGTTGCAGCAACAAGATACGGCCCGCGCGGCGGCATTCTGGCGAGAAACATTGCGCGGCTTCACTGCTGCCACGCCCTTCTCCGTGGACACCATCGACCAGAGCAAGGCCCGCCACGATAGCCGTCATCGGTACGAACAAGGGCGGCTTTCACTGCCGGCGGAGTTGACCACGCGGTTAAATGTGCTGGCCCGCGCACACCAATTGACCCTCAGCACGCTGGTGCAGGGGGCCTGGGCCATCCTCCTCAGCGCCTACAGCGGCGAGGAGGACGTGGTTTTTGGGGTGACGATGGCCGGGCGTCCGGCGGAAATTGCCGGCATAGCCGCCACCGTCGGCCTCTTCATCAACACCCTGCCCCTGCGCGCGCGGCTCTCCGGCGAACACAAGCTGCTTCCCTGGCTGCGCCAGATACAGCAAAGCCTCCTGGCCGTGCGCCACCACGAACACAGCTCCCTGGCCGAAGTACAAAGATGGAGCGACATTCCTCCCGGCCAACCGCTGTTTGAAAGCATCGTCGTCTTTGAAAACTACCCCCTGGACGCCCCCGCCACGCCGGGCAACAACAGCCTCTCCGTGCGCGCCGTGCATTCCGTTGAACAAACCAACTATCCGCTCACCCTGGCGGCGCTGCCGGGGACATCGCTCACGCTGCTGCTGGATTATGACCGCTCGCGCTTCGAGGCGGACGTGATCGACCGTCTGCTGGGCCACTTGCACGCCATTTTGCGGCAATTCGCCGACGATCCAGAGCAACCACTGGCGCAAATCTCCCTACTTACGCCGGCGGAACGTCACCAACTGCTGCACACCTGGAACAAAACGGAACGGGATTTCCCCCTGGGTCAGCCGCTCCATGAACTTTTCCGCCGGCAGGCGCAACAGTCGCCGGAGCAAATTGCCCTTGTCTTTGGCGCGCCATTTGGCGCGGCATCTGACGCGGCATCCTGGACGTATGCCGAACTGGAACGTCAGGCCAACCAACTGGCCCACTTCTTGCGCCAGCGCGGCGCTCGGCCAGAGGACCGCATCGGCATTTACATGACCCGTTCGCCGCATATGATCGTCGCACTCTGGGCCACGCTGAAGGCGGGCGCGTGCTTTGTGCCCCTGGACCCGACTTATCCGACGGAGCGGCTGGGGTTCATGATGGCAGATGCCGGCATTTCCCTCCTCCTCACCCAACACACCCTCCTCACCCAACAGCCCATCCCCGTCCCCCCCCATTGCCTCACCATCCCCATTGAACAAGAAACCGCCGCCATCGCCGCCCAAAGCGACACCCCACCCGCCGTCCCCATCCGCGGCGACAACCTGGCCTACCTCATCTACACCTCCGGCTCCACGGGGCAGCCCAAAGGCGTCCTCATGCCCCATGACGGCCTGGGCAGCATGGCGCGCAGTCAGATCGAAGCGTTCGCCGTTGGCCCCGGCAGCCGCGTCCTGCAATTCGCCTCCTTCAGCTTCGACGTATCCATCACGGAAATCTTGATGGCCCACCTCTCCGGCGGGACCCTCGTGCTGGCCCCGGCGGAGGCGCTGCTCCCCGGCCCCGACCTGCCCAAGCTGCTACAGCAGCAGCGCATCACCACCATCACCCTCACCCCTTCCGTCCTGCAAACGCTGCCGGACGCCTCCCTGCCCGACCTGGAAACCATCATCCTCGTCGGCGAACCATGCGCCGCGGAACTGGCGCGCCGCTGGAACCGGGGCCGCCGCCTGATCAACGCCTATGGCCCCACGGAAACAGTTTGCGCCACCATCGCCCCCACCCTGGACCCCGACCGCCCACGCGCCGTTGGTCGGCCCATGGGCAACACGCGCGTCTACGTCTGCGACGCACACCAGCGCCCGCTCCCCATAGGCGTGCCCGGTGAGCTGCTCATCGAGAGCGCCAGCCTGGCGCGCGGCTATCACAACCGGCCCGACCAGACCGCGCGCCAGTTTATCCCCAACCCATTTGTCGCCGAACGCCCCCCACTGGACCCCGTCCGCCGCCGGCTCTACCGCAGCGGCGACGCCGGGCGCTGGCTGCCGGATGGAACCCTGGAATTTCTAGGGCGATTGGATAACCAGGTGAAAATAAATGGCGTGCGCGTGGAATTGGGGGAAATTGAGAACAGCTTGAACACGCATCCGGGGGTGCGGGAGAGCGCCCTGCTCTGGCGAGATGGCCCCTCCGGGAAAAAACAGTTGGTCGCTTATTTCGTTCCTGCCGCGTCGCCCGGCCCGGCGGCGGGCGAGCTGCGCCACTTCCTGCAACAAACGCTGCCACCGCCCATGATCCCGTCCGCTTTTGTGGTGATGCCGGCATTTCCCCTCACCCCCAACGGCAAAATCGACCGCCACGCCCTCCCCGCGCCCCCGCCCACACCAACCCAGACACCCCACTCCTACACGCCACCACGCACCGCCGACGAAGAAACAATGGCCCGCATCTGGGCGGAATGCCTGCAACAAGAGCGCGTCGGCATCCACGACAACTTCTGGGAACTGGGCGGCCATTCCCTCCTGGCGGCGCGCATCGTCGCCCGGACGCAGAAGGCGTTCCAGATTGATTTGCCGCTGCAAGCCCTGTTTGACGCCCAAAACGTCGCCGCCCTCACCGAACGTGTACGCGACCTGCGGCAAACACCACCGGCAGCGGAACCGGCGGCGCTGCCCCACGCTCGACGAGATGCGCCACTGCCGCTTTCTTTTGCACAGGAACGCCTCTGGTTTTTGCATCGACTGATGCCGGCAAACCCATTCTACAACGTCACCACCGCCGTCACCCTGCACGGTCCGCTGCATGTGTCCGCGCTGGAAAACAGCCTGCACGACCTGATCCGGCGACACGAATCGCTGCGCACCATTTTTCCCGTTCATGATGGGCAGCCGTGGCAGAGGATCATGCCGGCATTCCCCCTCCCCATCACCCACGCCGACCTGCGCCATCTCCCGCCCGATGAGCAAAACACCCAGGAGCAAAACCTGGCCCATCGCCAAAATCAGGAACCATTTGACCTGGCGCAAGGACCATTGCTGCGGGCGCTGCTCGTCCAACGCGCCGCGGAAACCCACCACCTCTACCTCACCATCCACCACATCGTCTCTGATGGCTGGTCGCTGGGCGTGATCGTGCGCGAAATCGGCGCGCACTACCAGGCCAATTTGAACGGCCGGCCCGCCAACCTGCCAGAACTCCCGTGGCACTATGCGGATTATGCCGCCTGGCAGCGGGAATGGTTGACCGGAGGCGTGCTGGCAGAGCAGCTTGCCTACTGGCGCGACAAACTGGCCCACCTGCCCACGCTCTCCCTGCCGGCGGATTATCCACGCCCCGCCGTGCCCACCTTTGCCGGGCGGTCACTTTCCTTCACGCTGCCGCCGGCGCTGGTGCGGGCGCTGCGCGCACTAAGCCGACAGGAAGAACTCTCGCTGTTCACCCTCCTGCTGGCCGCCTTTCAAACGCTGCTCTACCGTTATTCTGGACAGACGGACGTGGTCGTTGGCTCGCCCATCGCCAACCGGCGGCGCGTGGAAGTGGAAGACCTCATCGGCTTTTTTGTGAATACGCTGGTGCTGCGGACGGATCTTTCCGGCGCGCCCACGTTTCGCGCGCTCTTGCAACGGGCGCGGATAGTGACGGAGGAGGCTTTTGCCCACCAGGATGTGCCTTTTGAGAAGTTGGTGGAGGCTTTGCAGCCGGAGCGAGACTTGAGCCGGTCTCCTCTTTTCCAGGTGGCGTTCGTGTATCAAAATGCGCCGATGCCGGCATTAAGCCTGCCCGCGCTACACCTCGAACCCCTGGAACAAGAGGCGGAGACCGTCCGCGGCGACCTGGAATTGCAACTGTGGGAGCCGGCAAACGAAAATGCCGGCATCATGCGCGGCGCCCTCACCTACAGCAGCGAACGCTTCCACCCAGACACCGCCGCCCGCCTCATCACCCACTTCCAAACCCTGCTGCACCACCTCGTCGCCAACCCCGACGCGCCCATTACCCACCTGCCCCTGCTCACGGCTAACGAGCAAGCACAGCGACATCAATGGAACGACACCCGCGCCCCTCTCCCCGATGTCCATGGTTGGCACGAATGCTTTGCCGCGCAAGCGGCACGCACGCCGCACCTGCCGGCGCTCCTCGGCGATGGCCTCTCCCTCACCTATGTGGAACTAGACGCCCGCGCCAACCAGTTGGCCCACCACCTGCAGAAACGGGGTGTCGGGGCGGGCACGTTGGTCGGCCTACATCTGGCACGGTCGCCAGAAATGATCATCGCCCTGCTGGGCGTCCTGAAAGCAGGCGGCGCATATCTTCCGCTGGACCCGGCCTACCCCGCCGCACGGCTGCGCTTCATGCTGGCGGATTCGGGCACGGCTTTGTTGCTCACGCAAATGGACGCGGATCGGGGGGGAAATGCCGGCACAATTCCCACAGACACGATCCCCACCATCGATCTCCGCCGCGACTGGCCCCAGATCGCCGGCGAATCCACGGCAAACCCACCCGCGCCCACCACGCCCAACCAACCCGCCTACGTCATCTACACCTCCGGCACAACCGGACAGCCCAAAGGCGTTCTCGTCCCCCATCGCGGCCTGATCAACGTCAGCCAGGCGCAAGCCGCCATGTTTTCCTTGCAGCCGGAAGAACGAGTACTGCAATTCGCCTCGCTGAACTTCGACGCCTCCATTTTTGAGATCGTGATGGCTCTCAGCGCCGGAGCCGCCCTTTGCCTGGGTACGCCGGAACAGTTGCTGCCCGGACCGCCACTGCTGGCGTTTCTGCGCCGGTGGCGGGTCAACCTGGCGGTGCTGCCTCCATCGGCGCTGGCCGTCATGCCCGCGGACGATCTGCCCCACCTGCACATCATCACCGTGGCCGGCGAAGCGTGCCCCGCCGCTGTAGCCCAGACGTGGGCGCGCGGGCGCGCCTTCTTCAACCTGTATGGCCCCACGGAAGCCACCATCTGGACCACCGTGGAACGGGTAGACGCAGCCACCGCAGACGCGCCTCCCCCTATTGGCCGCCCCATCGCCAACACCCGCGTCTACGTGTTGGATGAGCAGATGCAGCCGGTTCCGGTGGGGGTTCCGGGCGAATTGTACATCGGCGGCGTGGGCGTGGCGCGGGGCTATCTGCACCGCCCCGCTCTCACAGCGGCCTCATTTGTGCCCGACCCATTCGATGTGCAACCGGGCGCGCGTCTTTACCGCAGCGGCGACCGGGTTCGTTTCCTGCCGGATGGTCGCCTGGCATTTCTGGGGCGCGTGGACCAGCAGATCAAGTTGCGGGGTTTTCGTATTGAGCCGGGAGAAATCGAGGCGGCGCTACGGGCGTATGGCAACTTGCGGGAGGCCCTGGTCATGGTGCGGGAAGATGCGCCGGGCGATAAACGGTTGGTTGCTTACCTGGTTTGGGATGAGTCCCCCCCGTCGGCGACGGCGGAACTGCGGGACTTTTTGCGAGAGCGGCTGCCGGCATACATGATACCGGCGGCGTTCGTGAATATGCCGGCATTCCCCCGCAACCCCAACGGCAAGATCGACCGTCGCGCCCTGCCCGCGCCAGACGCGCGCCCCGCCGGAGTTCCCGTTTCGCCACGCACACATATGGAAGAGATAATTGCCGGCATCTGGCGGCAGCTCCTCAACCTCAAACAAATCGGCATCCACGACAACTTCTTCGACCTCGGCGGCCACTCCCTCCTCCTGGCCCAGGTCCACCAACAAATCAGCGACACCCTCAACCGCCCCGATCTCCCCCTCACCGACCTGTTCAAATAC